The Raphanus sativus cultivar WK10039 chromosome 2, ASM80110v3, whole genome shotgun sequence DNA segment CTTGAGTTTGTAGCAGAGAAAAACAAAGTCTATTGTGTCTGAATGCCCAAACTAAGCTATTAAGGCTATTTCTTTTGAAGCTTCTAACGTGAACTAACAATtagataataaataattaaagatATAGTTACTCGTTAATTGCTTTCAGTAAGCTTTCATTTCTATAAATTTGTGTCTTATATTCTAAGGGGATTACTTAAAACGAATATGTGTATTAATTCCACACAAATAATTATTAGGATGAGATTGATTTTTTTCCTACACGTTTACCAAAAGTATTCATTTTCACAATCGCTTTTTGTCCTTCTTCCTCAACCTATCTACCTTTATAGCACAAGCACACACACACTAATGAACCAACAGGCTTGATTGAAGAAGGGGAAAAACTGTGTACAGATTACCTATCTCTCTCTTCAATCTAATGTTTCCTTCTATAGACACCAATGGCTATGACCTCTTTGATCCCTTCAGTCTCCATGAAGCAACCATGCTTCCTTCTTTCACTACTCACATCCAAAGCCCTAGTTCTCACCATCATTACCCTTTGCcttcttttcctttctcttCAGATTTTCTTGATGAATCTGTCTTGATAAGCAAATTCTTGTTACAGCAGCAAGATGATGTTGATTCTCCGAGAAAATTCTGCAAGGAGCTTgagcaagaaaaaaataatgagtGGGTTGATGGAACCACCTCAGAAAAGGTTTCACCAAGAAGAACTGGAAAGAAAAGGGACAGGCATAGTAAGATCTGCACCGCTCAAGGTCCTAGAGACAGGAGGATGAGACTGTCTCTCCAGATTGCTCGCAAATTCTTTGATCTTCAAGACATGTTGGGTTTCGATAAGCCGAGCAAGACCATCGAATGGCTTATCTCCAAATCAAAGGCTTCCATCAAACAAGTGAAAGAAAGTGCAGCTGCatcagaaggaggaggaggaggaggaaaacATGAACATCTTCAGGTTAGTGAAAATGCAAATGACGAGACACTGAAAGTCTcaaagagaaaaacaaagagGGTGGATGACTCTTGTAAGAAGAAAGAGTcgagagagaaagctagagaacGAGCAAGAGAGAGAACAAtggtgaagatgaagatgagattATCAGGACTAGTTGACACCTCGAAAACATTTTCAGATCctaatcaagaatcaagaaagacTAAGGTAACCGGTGGTGCACAAGTAGAAGGGCAAAACCTAGAACAAGAAAGGAGTGCAACTAACTTGAACATGGATTCTGTGAGCATTATAGAGAAGTTTCTTGGACTAACCAGTGAATCTAGCTCTACCATATTTGGAGACTCCGAGGAATCTTACACAAGTCTTGGCTTAATTAGAGGAACTGTTTCAACAGCAGGTGAGAACATTGTGTTAATTAAAAGCCCTAACTATTTTAGTAGTcataatattttggttttggtcAAGAACttcataaaagataaaatatctAATGTTGGTAATCTAGGAGTGGTGATACCAAGGGAACATAACACAACTTCAACAGCCTCAGTAGATAAGGAGAGAAACCATATTTCGACGTTTTCTCTATACGATTATCTCTGCAACTGATGATCATGATGCTCCGTTCTTATGAGGTATTTGGAGTTTCTATATGCATCAACATAAGAGCCTCATGAGCCAGATCTTTCACatatataagattataattgtagacatgtgtgtgtgtgtgtgtgtgtgtgtgtgtgtgtgtgtgtgtgtgtgtgtgtgtgtgtgtgtgtgtgtgtgtgtgggttTTGTCTGCTAATTTGGTTGAGGCTTTGGACTGCTTGATTGATGGAGaaatttatattctatatttgttgtttaaaataattaattattcagCAAGTTTCTACTCTGGCCTTGATATCAATTTATTGTTGTTTTGCCTTATTTAGTTGGCTGCCTTTCTAAATATCAGTATAAGAAATGTTAACAGTTATGTCACAAACACACCGTTAAACACACAGCAGatgtaacatataaattatgatGATATATGGTGACTTCCATACTGATTCAGTGTTTTAATTTGTACGTGCAATCGTTAGTCTTGGGtaaagaagcttttatta contains these protein-coding regions:
- the LOC108841192 gene encoding transcription factor TCP12, whose translation is MFPSIDTNGYDLFDPFSLHEATMLPSFTTHIQSPSSHHHYPLPSFPFSSDFLDESVLISKFLLQQQDDVDSPRKFCKELEQEKNNEWVDGTTSEKVSPRRTGKKRDRHSKICTAQGPRDRRMRLSLQIARKFFDLQDMLGFDKPSKTIEWLISKSKASIKQVKESAAASEGGGGGGKHEHLQVSENANDETLKVSKRKTKRVDDSCKKKESREKARERARERTMVKMKMRLSGLVDTSKTFSDPNQESRKTKVTGGAQVEGQNLEQERSATNLNMDSVSIIEKFLGLTSESSSTIFGDSEESYTSLGLIRGTVSTAGVVIPREHNTTSTASVDKERNHISTFSLYDYLCN